Proteins from one Pontibacter korlensis genomic window:
- the thrS gene encoding threonine--tRNA ligase, which yields MINITLPDGSVRQYESGVTSLEIAQSISEGLARNVLAAKVNGSVWDATRPISEDAAVQLLTWNDEEGKNIFWHSSAHLLAEALEDLYPDVKFGIGPPVENGFYYDVDLGEHHLSQEDIAKLEQKMLELARQKNTFLRSEVTKADAIDYFTKKGDEYKLDLIKDLEDGSITFYEQGKFVDLCRGPHIPNTGFIKAAKIMNIAGAYWRGDENNKQLTRIYGVTFPKQKELTEYLERLEEAKKRDHRKLGKELELFAFSEKVGMGLPLWLPKGTLLRERLEQFMRKAQIKAGYQPVVTPHIGSKELYVTSGHYEKYGADSFQPIKTPNENEEFLLKPMNCPHHCEIYKTRPRSYKELPVRLAEFGTVYRYEQSGELHGLTRVRGFTQDDAHIFCRPDQVKEEFIKVIDLVLYVFKALGFDDYTAQISLRDPENKAKYIGTDDVWEKAESAIIEAAEEKGLRTVTELGEAAFYGPKLDFMVKDALGRKWQLGTIQVDYNLPERFQLEYIGADNQKHRPVMIHRAPFGSLERFVAVLIEHCGGNFPLWLSPEQIAILPISEKYHDFAQQVYDRLQQEDIRGYVDNRDEKIGRKIRDAEVRKVPYMLIVGEKEQENGAVSVRKHGEGDLGTMSIEEFSSFFQGKIAEMLNN from the coding sequence ATGATTAACATCACACTGCCAGATGGTTCGGTGCGCCAGTATGAGAGCGGCGTAACCAGCCTTGAGATTGCACAGAGCATTAGCGAAGGCTTAGCTCGTAACGTTCTTGCTGCCAAAGTCAATGGCTCTGTATGGGATGCTACGCGCCCAATCAGCGAAGATGCCGCCGTGCAGCTACTCACCTGGAACGATGAGGAAGGCAAAAACATCTTCTGGCACTCTTCTGCTCACTTATTAGCCGAGGCATTGGAAGACCTGTATCCAGATGTAAAGTTTGGCATTGGTCCTCCTGTAGAAAACGGCTTCTATTATGACGTAGACCTGGGAGAGCATCACCTTTCTCAGGAGGATATCGCGAAGCTGGAGCAGAAAATGCTGGAACTGGCGCGTCAGAAAAATACTTTCCTTCGTAGCGAGGTAACTAAGGCCGATGCCATTGATTACTTCACTAAGAAAGGTGATGAGTATAAGCTGGACCTGATTAAGGATCTGGAGGATGGCTCTATCACGTTCTATGAGCAAGGTAAGTTTGTAGACTTGTGCCGTGGACCACACATCCCGAATACTGGCTTCATCAAAGCTGCTAAAATCATGAACATTGCCGGTGCCTACTGGCGCGGCGATGAGAATAATAAGCAGCTAACTCGTATTTACGGTGTTACTTTCCCAAAGCAAAAGGAACTGACAGAGTACCTGGAGCGCCTGGAGGAAGCGAAGAAGCGCGACCACCGCAAACTAGGTAAGGAGCTGGAGCTGTTTGCCTTCTCTGAGAAAGTAGGCATGGGGCTTCCATTGTGGTTGCCAAAGGGTACTTTGCTACGCGAGCGCCTGGAGCAGTTCATGCGTAAAGCGCAGATAAAAGCTGGTTATCAGCCAGTGGTAACGCCACACATCGGCAGTAAGGAGCTCTATGTTACTTCAGGCCACTACGAAAAGTATGGCGCAGACTCTTTTCAGCCGATCAAGACTCCGAATGAGAATGAGGAGTTCTTGCTAAAACCAATGAACTGTCCGCATCACTGCGAGATCTATAAGACACGTCCGCGTTCTTACAAAGAGCTGCCGGTGCGTTTGGCAGAGTTTGGTACGGTATACCGTTACGAGCAAAGTGGGGAGTTGCACGGTTTAACTCGTGTAAGAGGCTTTACACAAGACGATGCCCATATCTTCTGCCGTCCTGATCAGGTGAAGGAAGAGTTTATCAAAGTAATTGACCTTGTGCTGTATGTTTTCAAAGCACTGGGCTTTGATGATTATACCGCTCAGATCTCTTTACGCGACCCAGAGAACAAAGCCAAATACATTGGTACAGACGATGTATGGGAAAAAGCTGAGAGTGCTATTATAGAGGCTGCTGAGGAGAAAGGCCTGCGTACTGTAACCGAATTAGGAGAGGCTGCGTTCTACGGACCGAAGCTCGATTTTATGGTGAAGGACGCCCTTGGCCGTAAATGGCAGTTGGGAACTATTCAGGTAGATTATAACTTACCAGAAAGATTCCAGTTGGAATACATCGGTGCTGATAATCAGAAACATCGTCCGGTGATGATTCACCGCGCGCCATTCGGTTCACTTGAGCGCTTCGTAGCCGTGCTGATTGAGCACTGCGGTGGTAACTTCCCGCTGTGGCTGAGCCCAGAGCAAATCGCTATACTTCCTATCTCAGAGAAGTATCATGATTTTGCGCAGCAGGTGTATGATCGCCTGCAGCAGGAGGATATCCGTGGTTACGTAGATAACCGTGATGAGAAGATCGGCCGCAAGATTCGTGATGCAGAGGTGCGTAAAGTGCCGTACATGCTGATCGTAGGAGAGAAGGAGCAGGAGAACGGAGCGGTGTCTGTTAGAAAGCACGGTGAAGGCGACTTAGGTACAATGTCAATAGAAGAATTTAGCTCATTCTTCCAGGGCAAAATAGCTGAGATGCTGAACAATTAA
- a CDS encoding tetratricopeptide repeat protein: MVRISRLLLLMLSVSLGACALEEGDHEQMVNLQKVKDDPAAQLQNLNAAIENSKRDGSLYARRAVALLRNGELDKALQDANEAVKFTRNEPASLFVKAQVLRAMGKSEEALPLALTAERNSYQSASLYVLLGELYLQRKEYEQAMEYILKAQELSPADEFAFYYKGRVQEATGDTLNAVRNYKNALEQLADFVEPKRELAAIYISKGNHEVAKPYLQQALRKAPRDAKLWYNQGLAYQAEQKADSAIEAFTKAVSINDALPGAHYKLGLHQLNLGDPDAALEHLQKAYEAYKGKPEYLGKLASAYERAGYYSRALATYQRLVEIEPNMTYAYSAIARLKYKIAKPMPENAAVSIQEQIER, translated from the coding sequence ATGGTGCGGATTTCAAGGTTGTTGCTGTTGATGTTATCGGTATCTTTAGGTGCCTGTGCATTAGAGGAAGGTGACCATGAGCAAATGGTTAACCTGCAGAAGGTAAAAGATGATCCGGCCGCGCAGCTTCAGAACCTGAATGCCGCCATAGAAAACTCAAAGCGGGACGGCAGTTTGTATGCTCGTCGTGCTGTGGCGCTGCTGCGAAACGGAGAGCTGGATAAGGCACTTCAGGATGCAAATGAGGCCGTGAAGTTTACTCGTAACGAACCAGCCAGTTTGTTTGTTAAAGCACAAGTGCTGCGAGCTATGGGAAAGTCTGAAGAGGCGCTTCCTCTTGCTCTAACGGCTGAGCGTAACTCTTACCAAAGTGCCTCTTTGTATGTGCTGCTAGGGGAGTTATACCTGCAACGTAAAGAGTATGAGCAGGCTATGGAGTATATCCTGAAAGCTCAGGAGCTGTCACCGGCCGACGAGTTTGCTTTCTACTACAAAGGTAGGGTGCAGGAGGCAACAGGAGATACCTTGAATGCAGTACGTAACTACAAAAATGCCTTAGAGCAATTGGCAGATTTTGTAGAGCCTAAACGAGAGTTGGCAGCTATTTATATCTCCAAAGGGAACCATGAAGTAGCCAAGCCATACTTGCAGCAGGCGCTCCGCAAAGCTCCAAGGGATGCGAAGCTTTGGTATAACCAAGGACTAGCATATCAGGCAGAACAGAAAGCAGACAGTGCTATAGAGGCTTTCACCAAAGCTGTAAGTATAAACGATGCGCTGCCTGGAGCTCATTACAAGCTAGGCCTGCACCAGCTTAACTTAGGCGACCCTGATGCAGCTTTAGAGCATTTGCAAAAAGCTTATGAGGCCTATAAAGGAAAGCCGGAGTATCTTGGTAAACTGGCAAGTGCGTATGAGCGGGCAGGTTACTATAGCCGTGCCTTGGCTACTTACCAGCGTTTAGTAGAAATAGAGCCAAACATGACGTATGCCTATAGCGCTATAGCCAGATTGAAGTATAAAATTGCAAAACCAATGCCTGAGAATGCAGCTGTAAGCATTCAGGAACAGATTGAAAGATAA
- a CDS encoding DNA gyrase/topoisomerase IV subunit A, whose protein sequence is MHNDELNKEELNENEELEVAFTDGEEEIIHNVTPVSGLYENWFLDYASYVILERAVPAIEDGLKPVQRRILHAMREMDDGRFNKVANVIGQTMQYHPHGDASIGDAMVNLGQKDLLIETQGNWGDARTGDSAAAPRYIEARLSKFALDVVFNPQTTLWQLSYDGRKNEPVTLPVKFPLLLAQGVEGIAVGLSTKIMPHNFRELIKGSIDVLKGRSTTLLPDFLTGGQVDVTNYNGGQRGGKIRVRATIEKVDKTLLVIRDVPYGVTTTGLMESIVKASENNKIKIKKVVDNTAANVEIQVHLPAGVSPDLTMDALYAFTDCEVSISPNACVIINEKPHFMGVDELLRISTFKTVDLLKRELEIRKGELEDKWHYSSLEKIFIENRIYRDIEECETWEAVLNAIDTGLDPFKPLLRREVTEEDIIRLTEIKIKRISKFDSFKADELIKKLEEEMAEVDDNLANLIRYSISYFEGLLKKYGQGKERRTQVKTFDVINAQNVAIANQKLYMNAKDGFIGTSLRKDDFVCDCSDMDDIIVFRKDGKFMVTKVAEKTFVGKDIIYAGVYNKNDEHMVYNMIYLDGKSGVSYAKRFSVKSITRDKEYDLTKGNKGSKVHYLTANPNSESEVVTITLTPNASARNKVFDYDFAELMIKGKGSNGNIVTKYAIKKVVQKSLGESTLGGREVYYDEVIGRLNTEGRGRYLGSFNTDDTILAIYDDGTYEQTPFDLANHYTVEKLKVLQKFDPELVVSAIYYEGENKLYYVKRFKIETSTIGKRFAFIPETKNSKLEAVSTHPEPLANIKFKRSLRGERESEKLLLNEFIDVKGWKALGNKLNYFKIFEVEIPRMLEVEQPDEDKPKTKKASRKEPVTLPSQLKELAEEAARASGAQPLDAETVEMGIDSSETKKTLKEKKQLDIF, encoded by the coding sequence ATGCATAACGACGAGCTGAACAAGGAAGAATTGAACGAGAACGAAGAGCTGGAGGTAGCGTTTACGGACGGGGAGGAGGAGATCATCCACAACGTAACACCTGTTTCTGGTCTCTATGAAAACTGGTTCCTTGACTATGCTTCTTATGTAATTCTGGAGCGTGCGGTGCCAGCTATCGAAGACGGTCTTAAGCCGGTGCAGCGCCGTATCCTGCACGCCATGCGCGAGATGGATGATGGCCGCTTCAACAAAGTAGCTAACGTTATAGGCCAGACGATGCAGTATCACCCGCATGGTGATGCTTCTATCGGAGACGCCATGGTAAACCTGGGCCAGAAAGACCTTCTGATCGAGACCCAGGGTAACTGGGGTGATGCACGTACGGGCGACAGCGCGGCAGCGCCTCGTTATATTGAAGCAAGACTGTCTAAGTTTGCGCTGGATGTGGTGTTTAACCCGCAAACAACGCTGTGGCAGCTAAGCTACGACGGCCGTAAGAATGAGCCGGTAACCTTGCCGGTAAAATTCCCGCTGTTGCTGGCGCAGGGGGTGGAAGGCATTGCCGTAGGTTTGTCTACGAAGATAATGCCCCATAACTTCCGTGAGCTGATAAAGGGCTCTATTGACGTACTAAAAGGCCGTAGCACAACCTTGCTGCCAGACTTCCTGACAGGGGGCCAGGTTGACGTGACTAACTATAACGGTGGCCAGCGCGGCGGTAAAATACGTGTGCGTGCCACGATCGAGAAGGTAGATAAGACCTTACTCGTCATCCGGGATGTGCCTTATGGGGTAACGACAACCGGTTTGATGGAGTCGATTGTGAAGGCCAGCGAGAACAATAAGATCAAGATAAAGAAGGTGGTAGATAATACTGCCGCCAACGTGGAGATACAGGTGCACCTGCCAGCCGGTGTTTCACCAGACCTGACGATGGATGCTCTTTATGCGTTCACTGATTGTGAGGTATCTATCTCTCCGAATGCCTGCGTGATCATAAACGAAAAGCCGCATTTTATGGGTGTGGATGAGTTGTTGCGCATTTCTACCTTCAAAACAGTTGACTTGCTGAAGCGTGAGCTGGAAATCCGTAAAGGAGAATTGGAGGACAAGTGGCACTACTCGTCACTGGAGAAGATCTTTATCGAGAACCGTATTTACCGCGACATTGAGGAATGCGAGACGTGGGAGGCGGTGCTGAATGCTATTGATACGGGTCTTGACCCGTTCAAGCCTTTGCTGCGCCGCGAGGTGACTGAGGAGGATATAATCCGCCTTACGGAGATCAAGATCAAACGTATCTCTAAATTTGACTCCTTCAAAGCTGATGAACTCATCAAGAAGCTGGAGGAGGAGATGGCAGAGGTGGATGATAACCTGGCAAACCTAATACGCTACTCTATTTCATACTTCGAGGGCTTGCTGAAGAAGTATGGCCAAGGCAAAGAGCGCCGCACGCAGGTGAAGACCTTTGATGTGATCAATGCACAGAATGTGGCTATTGCTAACCAGAAGCTATATATGAACGCCAAAGACGGCTTTATTGGTACCAGCCTGCGCAAAGATGATTTTGTGTGCGACTGCTCCGATATGGACGATATCATCGTGTTCCGTAAGGATGGTAAGTTTATGGTGACCAAGGTGGCAGAGAAGACCTTTGTTGGAAAAGATATCATTTATGCCGGCGTTTATAATAAGAACGACGAGCACATGGTATACAACATGATCTACCTGGATGGCAAGTCCGGCGTGTCTTATGCCAAGCGTTTCTCTGTAAAATCTATAACACGCGATAAGGAGTACGACCTGACCAAGGGAAATAAGGGCTCAAAGGTTCACTACCTGACTGCTAACCCTAATTCCGAATCAGAGGTAGTAACTATTACCCTTACACCTAATGCTTCAGCTAGAAACAAGGTGTTCGACTATGACTTCGCTGAGTTGATGATAAAAGGCAAAGGCTCAAACGGTAATATTGTTACAAAGTATGCAATCAAGAAAGTAGTTCAGAAGAGCCTTGGTGAGTCTACGTTGGGAGGACGCGAAGTATACTATGATGAGGTAATCGGCCGTCTGAATACCGAAGGACGTGGCCGCTACTTAGGCTCCTTCAATACTGACGATACTATACTTGCTATTTACGACGACGGTACCTATGAGCAGACGCCGTTTGACCTGGCAAACCACTACACAGTTGAAAAACTAAAAGTGTTGCAGAAGTTCGATCCGGAACTAGTTGTGTCAGCAATTTATTATGAAGGAGAAAATAAACTCTACTATGTAAAACGTTTCAAAATAGAAACGAGCACCATAGGCAAGCGTTTCGCCTTCATACCTGAAACAAAGAACTCCAAACTGGAGGCTGTTTCTACGCATCCTGAGCCGTTGGCAAACATCAAATTCAAGCGGTCCCTCCGTGGTGAACGTGAATCTGAGAAGCTGTTGCTGAATGAGTTTATAGATGTAAAGGGTTGGAAAGCGCTGGGCAATAAGCTCAACTATTTCAAGATATTTGAGGTGGAAATACCAAGAATGCTTGAAGTGGAGCAGCCGGATGAGGACAAGCCAAAAACGAAGAAAGCATCGAGAAAGGAGCCAGTGACTCTGCCTTCACAACTGAAGGAACTTGCAGAAGAAGCGGCGAGAGCCAGTGGCGCTCAACCTCTGGATGCTGAAACCGTAGAAATGGGCATAGACAGCAGTGAGACGAAGAAAACCCTGAAGGAGAAAAAGCAACTCGATATATTTTAA
- a CDS encoding DNA topoisomerase IV subunit B gives MAELEHNYTEDSIRSLEPREHIRLRPGMYIGKLGDGSSADDGIYILVKEVIDNSIDEHVMGFGKTIEVKISDHKVQVRDYGRGIPLGKVIDCVSKINTGGKYDSKAFQKSVGLNGVGTKAVNALSSHFRIQSVRDGKVKAAEFEKGVLVEDFEVQESNQRNGTLTTFVPDDTIFKNYKFNPDYLENQIWNYVYLNAGLTINFNGKKFYSENGLLDLLRNKADEESMRYPIIHLKGEDIELALTHGNDYGEEYYSFVNGQYTTMGGTHLAAFREAVVKTVRDFYKKDYDAADVRGSIIGAISIRVQEPVFESQTKTKLGSIEMGPDGPAVRAYINDFVKEHLDNYLHKNPETAEALRKRIEQSERERKDMAGVKKLANQRAKKANLHNRKLRDCRLHFNEDKHEKSLLSTLFITEGDSASGSITKSRNVDIEAVFSLRGKPLNCFGMKKKVVYENEELNLLQHALNIEEGLEGLRYNRVVIATDADVDGMHIRLLLLTFFLQFFPDLVRNGHVFILETPLFRVRNKKETIYCYNETEKQEAINKLGKKPEITRFKGLGEISPDEFGKFIGENIKLKPVILHKDTTIQKMLSYYMGKNTPDRQQFIIDNLKIEKDIVEEVYA, from the coding sequence ATGGCAGAGTTAGAGCATAATTATACTGAAGACAGCATCCGCTCCCTTGAACCACGCGAGCACATCAGGCTTCGCCCTGGTATGTACATTGGTAAACTGGGTGATGGCTCTTCGGCAGATGACGGTATTTACATTCTGGTGAAGGAGGTGATCGACAACTCTATCGACGAACACGTGATGGGCTTCGGTAAAACCATTGAGGTGAAGATCTCCGACCACAAAGTACAGGTGCGCGATTATGGTCGTGGCATTCCGCTGGGCAAGGTAATAGACTGCGTTAGCAAGATTAATACCGGCGGTAAGTACGATAGCAAGGCGTTCCAGAAATCTGTTGGTCTGAATGGTGTGGGTACTAAGGCGGTAAATGCCTTGTCTAGTCACTTCCGTATTCAATCTGTTCGCGATGGCAAAGTGAAGGCTGCTGAGTTTGAGAAGGGGGTGCTGGTAGAGGATTTTGAGGTACAGGAGAGCAATCAGCGCAACGGTACCCTGACAACCTTTGTGCCGGATGATACCATCTTTAAGAACTACAAGTTTAATCCGGACTACCTGGAAAACCAGATCTGGAACTACGTGTACCTGAATGCCGGCCTTACTATCAATTTTAACGGCAAAAAGTTTTACTCTGAAAATGGCTTGCTGGACCTGCTCCGTAACAAAGCCGATGAGGAGAGTATGCGCTACCCAATCATCCACCTGAAAGGGGAGGATATTGAACTGGCGCTTACACACGGCAATGACTATGGCGAGGAGTATTACTCATTCGTGAACGGCCAGTACACAACCATGGGTGGTACACACCTGGCTGCTTTCCGTGAGGCGGTGGTGAAAACCGTGCGCGATTTCTATAAGAAAGACTATGATGCTGCGGATGTACGTGGCTCTATTATAGGTGCTATCTCCATACGTGTACAGGAGCCGGTGTTTGAGTCACAGACAAAGACAAAGTTGGGCTCTATTGAGATGGGACCGGACGGGCCTGCCGTTCGTGCCTACATCAACGATTTTGTGAAGGAGCACCTGGACAACTACCTGCACAAGAACCCGGAAACGGCTGAGGCTTTGCGCAAGCGTATCGAGCAGAGTGAGCGTGAGCGCAAGGATATGGCGGGCGTTAAGAAGCTGGCAAACCAGCGCGCCAAGAAGGCGAACCTGCACAACCGCAAGCTGCGCGACTGCCGTCTGCATTTTAACGAAGACAAACATGAGAAATCACTCCTGTCGACACTGTTCATCACAGAGGGGGACTCTGCAAGTGGATCTATCACAAAGTCCAGGAACGTGGATATTGAGGCGGTTTTCAGTTTGCGTGGTAAGCCGCTAAACTGCTTCGGTATGAAGAAGAAGGTGGTGTACGAAAACGAAGAGCTGAACCTGCTACAGCACGCCCTGAACATTGAAGAGGGACTAGAGGGGCTTCGCTATAACCGCGTGGTAATCGCGACAGATGCCGACGTGGATGGTATGCACATTCGCCTGCTGCTGCTTACGTTCTTCCTGCAGTTCTTCCCTGATCTGGTACGAAACGGACACGTGTTTATCCTGGAGACGCCGCTGTTCCGTGTGCGCAATAAAAAGGAGACGATTTACTGCTACAACGAGACGGAGAAGCAAGAGGCTATCAACAAGCTTGGCAAAAAGCCGGAGATCACCCGCTTTAAAGGTTTAGGAGAGATTTCTCCGGATGAGTTTGGCAAGTTTATTGGCGAGAACATCAAGCTGAAGCCTGTTATCCTGCATAAGGATACCACTATTCAAAAAATGTTGAGCTACTACATGGGCAAGAACACACCTGACCGTCAGCAGTTCATCATTGATAACCTGAAGATTGAAAAAGACATAGTTGAAGAAGTATATGCATAA
- a CDS encoding AI-2E family transporter, whose product MEIKLPSYFKYTVLLLGLALLIYTLQTFKPVLMPLAFGLLFALLLLPLTRDLEKKLRFPRPLAILCSITLVIVILGMVAWFLSMQLVSLTSELDAIGRNIEKLITRGQDFMSTRFGIAPPNKNELIQNAIGGIQNLTTTFVGSTISITTGALTILTLVPIFVFCLLYYRDHLEQFLFKFVAKDRRSGVIQTMTNIQHVVQSYISGLMIVIVVVALLNSAGLLLLGVKYAVFFGVFASILTIIPYIGILIGASLPAVFTLATTGHLIDAVLVVLVFMFVQFLEGNFITPFVVGSKVSINPFAAIVALLIGGEVWGAAGMVLSIPIIAIMKVIFDVYEPLQPFGFLLADLDETKPKKKGKVRSWLAELVNGIGRGKRNPNE is encoded by the coding sequence ATGGAAATAAAACTACCCTCATATTTTAAATACACCGTCCTACTACTGGGTCTGGCCCTGCTTATCTATACCCTACAGACGTTTAAGCCGGTACTGATGCCATTAGCTTTTGGGCTTCTTTTTGCCCTGCTGCTGCTGCCCCTCACCCGCGATTTAGAAAAAAAGCTTCGTTTCCCAAGACCATTAGCCATACTCTGCAGCATAACGCTGGTGATAGTTATTTTAGGCATGGTAGCCTGGTTCCTGTCTATGCAACTGGTAAGCCTTACTTCTGAGCTGGATGCTATCGGTAGAAACATTGAGAAGCTGATCACCCGTGGGCAGGATTTTATGTCCACACGTTTCGGGATAGCACCACCCAATAAAAATGAGTTGATCCAGAATGCTATAGGCGGGATTCAGAATCTTACCACCACCTTTGTGGGCAGCACAATCTCTATCACTACTGGCGCTTTAACTATTCTAACGCTGGTGCCGATCTTTGTCTTCTGCCTTTTATACTACCGCGACCACCTCGAGCAGTTCTTGTTTAAGTTTGTTGCCAAAGACCGTCGCAGTGGCGTAATTCAAACCATGACCAACATTCAGCATGTAGTGCAGAGTTACATATCAGGCTTGATGATTGTGATTGTGGTAGTGGCGCTTCTTAACTCTGCAGGTTTACTTCTACTTGGCGTAAAGTATGCTGTTTTCTTTGGTGTTTTTGCCTCTATCCTTACTATTATTCCCTACATAGGCATCTTGATTGGGGCATCCCTGCCAGCTGTTTTTACGCTTGCTACTACCGGCCATTTGATTGATGCCGTGCTGGTAGTATTGGTGTTTATGTTTGTGCAGTTTCTGGAGGGTAACTTTATCACTCCGTTTGTAGTGGGCTCCAAGGTTAGTATAAATCCTTTTGCTGCCATTGTTGCTTTACTTATTGGCGGCGAAGTATGGGGAGCTGCTGGCATGGTACTTTCTATCCCGATCATAGCCATCATGAAAGTTATTTTTGATGTGTATGAGCCGCTGCAGCCTTTCGGCTTTCTGCTGGCGGATCTTGATGAAACGAAGCCCAAAAAGAAAGGAAAAGTACGGAGTTGGCTGGCGGAGCTTGTGAACGGCATTGGCCGCGGCAAAAGAAACCCAAACGAATGA
- a CDS encoding exonuclease domain-containing protein has product MKRNTNNFGLDKEPVAHDLGSEEHDLNQSNLYAIIDIETTGGQPHQDKITEIAIFIHDGEKIVDKYHTLINPERPIPFFITQLTGIKDDMVQDAPKFYEVAKDIVKFTEGKVFVAHNVRFDYSFMKKEFADLGFTFQRKTLCTVRLSRSLMPGLPSYSLGKLCQSIDIPLSQRHRAIGDAEATAILFDRLIKINRPVVDDNMNMAAEHTTQVLKQEIKTSLLPPAISKEQVDALPMMPGVYYFYNEQGEVIYVGKSINIKKRIIQHFNIDYKSRKSLDFKNSIADITYELMGNELVSLLFESAEIKRLKPHYNRQQRRSVFNTGIFAYEDSNGYKRLTYGTINKADNVSMTPIIALSNHFKAKGFLFHKVGKYNLCQKLCDLYKTNGACFDYQVHQCNGACIGKESPEEYNQRVDQAIDSFTFEHNSFVIIGKGREPGERSVVVVEHGTYLGFGFVDDTFSANTLEDFKGAIKRYNDNKDVQQIIRNHMRSKHKDKVLVFD; this is encoded by the coding sequence TTGAAACGGAATACTAATAATTTTGGTTTAGATAAGGAGCCTGTAGCACATGATTTGGGCTCGGAAGAACACGATCTAAACCAGAGCAACTTGTACGCGATAATAGACATTGAGACAACCGGAGGTCAGCCACACCAGGACAAGATCACCGAGATTGCCATTTTTATACACGACGGGGAGAAAATAGTAGACAAGTACCACACGCTCATCAATCCAGAGCGACCTATCCCCTTCTTTATCACGCAACTTACCGGCATTAAAGATGACATGGTGCAGGATGCACCAAAATTCTACGAGGTTGCTAAGGACATTGTAAAGTTTACAGAAGGAAAGGTATTCGTAGCGCATAATGTTCGCTTCGACTATTCTTTCATGAAGAAGGAGTTTGCCGACCTTGGCTTTACTTTTCAACGCAAGACACTTTGCACCGTTCGCCTCAGCAGGTCTTTGATGCCTGGTTTACCTTCTTATAGCCTGGGCAAGCTCTGCCAAAGTATAGACATCCCGCTTAGCCAGCGCCACCGCGCCATTGGCGATGCTGAGGCAACAGCTATACTTTTCGACAGGCTCATTAAGATAAACCGCCCGGTTGTAGACGATAATATGAATATGGCTGCCGAGCATACGACGCAGGTACTAAAGCAGGAAATAAAAACTTCACTGCTGCCACCTGCTATAAGCAAGGAGCAGGTAGATGCGCTGCCTATGATGCCTGGTGTGTACTACTTTTACAATGAGCAGGGCGAGGTAATCTATGTCGGCAAAAGCATCAACATCAAGAAGCGCATTATCCAGCACTTCAACATAGACTACAAAAGCCGTAAATCGCTAGATTTTAAGAACAGTATAGCAGACATCACCTATGAGCTGATGGGCAATGAGCTGGTATCGCTCTTATTTGAGTCGGCAGAGATAAAGCGCCTAAAGCCACACTATAACAGGCAGCAGCGCCGCAGCGTGTTTAATACCGGCATTTTCGCGTACGAAGATAGTAACGGCTATAAGCGCTTAACGTACGGAACCATAAACAAGGCAGATAATGTGAGCATGACGCCTATCATTGCTTTGTCAAACCACTTTAAGGCGAAAGGTTTCCTGTTCCATAAAGTGGGCAAGTATAACCTGTGCCAAAAGCTGTGCGACCTTTACAAAACCAATGGTGCTTGTTTCGACTACCAGGTACACCAATGTAATGGTGCCTGTATCGGAAAAGAAAGTCCGGAAGAGTATAACCAGCGTGTAGATCAAGCCATTGACTCTTTCACCTTTGAACATAACAGCTTTGTGATCATAGGCAAAGGGCGTGAGCCAGGAGAACGTTCTGTGGTGGTGGTAGAGCACGGCACCTATCTCGGCTTTGGATTTGTTGACGACACTTTTTCTGCAAATACGTTAGAAGACTTCAAAGGAGCCATTAAAAGGTATAACGACAACAAAGATGTGCAGCAGATAATACGCAACCATATGCGCAGCAAGCACAAGGATAAGGTGCTGGTATTTGATTAA